TTGCAGATTTGAGGCTTACAATAATTTCAGCAATTTCAATACCATTCGTTTATCTTGCCACAATTGCTATAATGTGGGTATTCAATATTGGCTTTAACATTGTAAGCTTAACAGGAATAATTTTAGCTCTTGGTATGTTAGTAGACGACGCAATAGTAATATTAGAAAATATAGAAAGACATCATACCCAGCTTAAAGAATCTCCATTAGATGCAGCTATAAATGGAACAAAAGAAGTCATGCTGGTTGTTTTTGGGGGTACTCTTGCCACAAGCGTGGTACTTTTGCCACTAATGTTCGTAGGGGGATATCCTGCACAGATCTTTAAACCACTTGCAGGAACGTTGTTAATTGCTATAGTAGTTTCATACTTTGTCTCTATTACCCTTATCCCAATTCTTAGTATAAGAATGTTAAAGTCTAAATCAAAAAAATCGAAATTCGAGACAAAAATTAATAGTATAATGGAATTTTGGCTTAACCCATTTAAACAATTTTACGCAAACGCGGTAAAATTTTTAATAGACAACAAGAAGATGCGAATACCTTTAACTTTACCTCTCTTGCCACTTTTGATGCTTAGTATTGGAGTTGTAATCCCCACTATCGGAAGAGATCTTATGCCACCAATGGATACTGGTATTGTAAAAGCAAATATTACCTTTGACAGCAACACTTCTATTTTAAAAGTGAATCAAACTCTTTTTGAAATAGAAAAGTATGTAAAATCCCTGGGTGATGTAGAAATGATGTCTGATGCCATAGGCTCAGAACCAGGAGTTTTAACAATTTCAGCAGGCCCACCGCAAGTAGCCAATATGACTATTCATTTTGTCAACAGATTTAAAAGGAGCTTAACCATATGGCAGCTAGAAGACAAAATCAGAAACTATATAAGGACGCTTCCTGGAGTAAAGTATGCCGACGTATATGATTATGGGGCCACACCGCTATCATCAATAAAGGCTACTCTCGATACTACTATTTATGGTGATAGTGTAGAATCTGTCAATAGAGCTGGCAATGTAGTTATTCAAGCTATGAAAAACGTTAAAGGATTGAAATCATACTCAAAAAGCTGGGATCTGGATAACCTTGAATACGTTTTTAAGATTGATCATTTAAAAACCGCATATTATCAAACTACTCCTTATGATGTAGCATCACAACTCTCTGCAGGAATACAGGGAGCAACCGCATCAATCTTTACTGTTCCAAATGAAACTGGATATTTGATAAAAGTTATACTTCCTTCCTCTTCAAGAGAATATGTAAATAGTCTAAAAAGCTTTCTAATAAAAACCCCAAAAGGCTTTATACCTCTTGAATCTTTTGGAACTTTAAGTACAATTTATGAGCCCACTATTATTACAAGAGAAGCAATGAAGTATACTCAAGACGTAATGGGTTATCGCTCTACATTTCCTGTTACTCACATTATGGAAAGCTTTACCCCTGCACTTCAAAAAGCCATAAAAGAAAACAAGGGCAAAGTTACTTCTGATGTAGAGTTAAAACAAACTGGCGATATATCTACGATGATGGATTCCATGGAAAGAATGTTCAAGGCAATATTCGTAGGTTTTATTCTTCTTTATCTGGTACTTGCTCCGATATTCAGATCGTGGCTAAACCCTCTTGCTATTATGGCAGCTATACCGCTTTCTATAATTGGTGGTGCATGGTCTCTATTAATAGCAGACAAGCCAATGTGTCTACCCGCTATTATGGGCTTTGTATTACTCTCTGGCATAATTGTTAAAAATTCTATATTAATAATTGATTTTATAAAAACTTATCTTGATCAAGGCTATGACAGAGAAGAGGCAGTACTTCAAAGCATTCACATAAGAACAAGACCTGTAATGATGACAGCATTTGGCACTGCAGTTGGCATGATTCCAATAGCAATGCAGTGGGCAATTGGATTAGAAAGGCTGTCTCCTCTTGCAGTAGTTGCAATTGGAGGCTTGATATTCGGGACGTTTTTAAGTCTTATTTATGTCCCATTTTTCTCATATTTTATAACAAAGAAGGGTTAATAGTTAATATAAGAACCATCTTAAATGAAGAAAGATATTTAGTCTATGCAAGAGCTATAAGAAGTATTGGACAGGGAACTCTTTTAGTTGATTTTCCTTTATATTTGCACCAAATAGGCTGGAACTCTGTCTATATAGGAGCGCTTTTTAGCGCTAGTTTATTTATAAATGGGACCTTATCATTTCTTTTTGGATTGACTGCAGGAAAGTACGATAAGAAAAAATTTATTTTAGGATTTCAAGTTATTTTAATAATTTGCGCAGCGATTGCATTTTTCACTTCAAACAACTTCTTGCTTGGTATTGTTGCAATAATTGGAGGATTTGGCAGAAGCGGAATGGGTGGCTCTGGACCTTTTGCAGTAATAGAAGTTTCATGGTTGAATGACTTAATAAAGTATAGCAGAAAATCTGCAATCTTTAGCCTTAACAACTCTCTTATATTTTTTGGGATGGGAGTTGGAACTATGATTGCAACCGTTCCTGAATTTTTGTCGAATTTTATCGCTCCGGCTCTTGCATTTAGAGCAATCTTTCTTACGATAATTTTCTGGAATATAATTTGTTTTTACTTGATCACCAAAGTAAAAAATGATCCTATAACTCAAAATAAAGATATAGATAAATCTAAAAAAGAAAATAAAGATATTAGCAAGGAAAATAAAAGTTTATTTATTTTATTCGCGTTAAATACCCTCAACGGATTATCTCTTGGTTTTATAATGCCACTTTTACCTTATTGGTTCAAGCTAAAGTTCAATAGCAATGCTTTCGACCTTGGAATAATATTTACCATATCTCTTTTTATGACATCTCTTTCAAGCATTCTATCTATATATCTTATACAAAAACTTGGCGCAGCCAAAACTGTAACCCTTATGAGACTAGGAGGTCTGATATCTTTGCTTTTGATGATTTCATCTCCTAGTTCATTATTGGCAGGATTTTTTTACATGTTAAGATCCTTTTTGAATAGAGGAAATATCGGCGCAAGACAAGCCCTTGTTACTAATATTACCAGAAACAAAGCAACTTTGGCTCTTAGTATAAACAACTTTTCACAAATATTATCTTTATCAATTGGACCATTTATTACAGGAATATTTTTTGCACACAAAGACTATATTACACCGTTTATTGTAGGCGCTATATTTCAGATACTCTATCTTGTATGTTTTTATATATTCTTCAAAAATTACGAAGTATAAAATTGTAGATCACATCACTAATAATAATAAGTATGTGGAAAAATCTTTTAATTAGTTATATAATGCTTACATACCCAGCACAAATGCTATAAATTTTAGGGGAGAGTATATATGAGCAAAGATAAATCAATGTACAAAATTTCAAAGTTCGTTGCCCCAGAATTTATATTTGGCGTAGACTCAATAGAGTACGTAAAAAGGTATATTAAGAACTTTTCGCTTACTTCCCCTATAGTTATTACTGATCATGGATTATTGAAAGCAAGCTGGGCTAAAAATATTTTTAAACAGTTAGAAGAAATTAACATAGAATACTGTATATTTGACAATATCACAGAAAACCCAAAGGACTATGAAGTAGAAGAGATCGCAAAAGTTATAAGAAGTTGCAATTGTGACTCTATTATTGCTGTTGGTGGGGGCAGCGTAATAGATGCTGCAAAGGCAGCAGGCATTATGTGCACAAATCCAGGAACAATAAGAGACTATGAAGGAATTGACAAAATTACTCATCCAATGCCTCCTATAATTTGTGTGCCAACCACCTGTGGAAGCTCGGCAGATGTTTCTCAATTTGCAATTATTACAAACTCTGATGAAAGATACAAAATGGCCATAGTCAGTAAATCGCTTACTCCTGACATTTCAATAATAGATCCTAAAACTCTTATCACACTACCAGAAGAGCTTTTGATCTCCACATCTCTAGACGCATTAACCCACGCTATCGAATCGTATATATCACTTGGCTCATCTCCCATCACTGATATGTTTTCTTTAAAAGCCATAAAACTTATCTTTGAAACCCTCCCAAAAGCTGCAAAAGACCCAAAAAATATAAATTATCTAGAAGATTTGATGCTTGCAAGCCTTATGGCCGGACTTTCTTTTTCTAATGCAAGTCTTGGTATGGTTCACGCTATAGCACATAGCATTGGCGGATACAAAGATATTAGACACGGTACCTGCAACGCAATACTCTTAGAGAGCGTTATAGATTTTAATTACCTTTATGCAGCCTATAGATACGACAAAATTAGCGAAAGCCTAGGGTATGAAATAAAAGATTTGAATGAAGTAGATAGAAAAAAGATTTTAATTGATAGTATTAAAGAACTAAAAAGAAAAATTGGATTTAACATTACTTTAAAAGATCTAGATTTAAAAGAAGAGGAAATAGATATAATTGCAAAACATGCAGTAAACGATCCCTGTATACTTACAAATCCAGTTATGCCTACTATAGAAGAGGTGAAAGAGATCATTGAGAGAAACATCTAAAGAACCGTCTTTTGTCGAGAGTATTAGAAAACAACTAATAGGTTTAGGTGAGGATTCATCAAAAAAGACCTATTACGGCGAGCTGAGAGAAAAAATTAAGTACTTAGAGCGCTTTCGAACTCTTCTTGACAGCTCAACAGATATGATTTTGCTTATAAATTCTCAAACAAAAAGGTTAATTGACGCGAACCTTAGTGCTATAAAAAAATTAGGATATAGTGTAAAAGAATTAGAAAAAATGTCAATTCTAGAATTTATAAACATTAAAGAAAATGAATGCCTAGAACTATTCGATTATAGTATTTCAAAAGACTTTACTAAATCACTTGTAACAGAATTCATATGTAAGGATAGCAAAAAAATCCCTGTTGAGATCACCATAACTTCAAAGAGGTTTTCTGCCCAATGGTACTACATAATTATTGCAAGGGATATCACCGAAAAACTTGCTAAAGAAGCTGAAATAAAGGCAAAAGAACTACGCTATGCTAAAATTCTTGAAAACATATCTGATTTAATAATTGAGCTTTCCGAAAACTTCAGAATCTTATCTATAACTCCTTCTGTCTTTAAGATCCTTGGTTATCATGATTATGAAATTATAGGTCACAATTTCTACGAGTTCGTAGAAGACAAAGACCTTAATTTAGTAAGATCAGCTTTTTCTAGTGTTGTCAAAGACGAGCACATTAGCTTTAGCATAAAAAATAAGAAAAATACCTCAATAATCGTAGGGGCAAGCATATCAAAAATTAAAGATGACAGTACAACATATATTGTAAGCTTAAGAGATATATCAGAAGTCTCAAGGATTTACAGAGATCTAGAAGAGAAAGAAAGACGCTTTAGAGTTCTTTTTAACAATATAAGCGAAGCAGTTTTGTTATTTCCTATACCCATAAAAGGACAATTTGAAAAATTTATAGAGGTCAACGATACTGCGTGTGCTTTTTTAAACATGAAAAAGGAAGAAATACTTAACCTTACTATCAAAGACATTGTAGCACCTGGAAAAGAAAAGAATGATCTTTTAGAAAAGCTAATCTTAGGAGAATTCGAAAACTCAATCCAAGCAGAATTTATTAGCAAAAATTCTCAAAATATCTTTGTGGAAATAGATATTAAAAGATGTCATATAGGCAATCAAGATATGGTGCTTTTAATAGCAAAAAATGTTACTGAGAAAAGGTTAATGGAAAACAAACTCAACTATCTCGCTTTCCACGATCATCTAACAGGACTTTCTAATAGAACGCTTTTCTCCGATAGAGTCCAATACGAGATTTCAAGGGCGAAGAGAAACCGAACCTTTTTGGGGGTAATGTTCTTAGACTTAGACAGATTCAAAGATGTAAACGATACTCTTGGTCACAAAATTGGAGACAGCCTTTTGCAACACGTAAGTGCAAAACTTCAAGAAACAATAAGAGAAACTGATATTTTAGCAAGAATGGGTGGAGACGAATTTGCTATTCTTGTGCCAGATCTTAAAGACAAAAACGAAATAAAGCCTCTTGCAAAAAGAATACTAAAGCTATTTGAAAATCCATTTACAGTGAATAACAATTCTTTCAAACTTGGCATTAGCATAGGTATTAGTATCTATCCATATGATGCCAAAAATTATGAAGAACTTCTTACTAATGCTGACACAGCCATGTATAGCGCTAAAAACTCAGGAGGCAACAAGTTTATATTCTATTGTGAAAACATTCTATAGGTTTTCTTTATTTGTAATTTTATTCTCAATACTTCAAGCCAATAACTTTTGCCTAGCAAATTTTGATTTAGAATTGTATATGTCCAATTTAAACAATAACTTACTGATGTCACAGGATGAAATACACAATTTCAACAAAAAAATAAATGGCATAGTATCACTAAGCTCTTTTAAAAATGTCCTTTCAAAAGAAGAATTAGAAAATATCATATTTCAAAACGATAATTATTTTCCTCTTTATATTGATTCAGTCTATTATGAACACCAGAATTTCAGTGACAAAATTATTATAAGGGATCTAAATACAATAAAGTATGCTATTACATTAAAAAGAGTTAATATAAGAACATTTCCAACTTTAGAGAAAGCTAGCTATTATCCTGATGATACTGAATTTGATCAATTTCAAGAGACAACCTTTGAAATAAATGAACCAATACTAGTGTTAACTGAAGATAAGACGGGGAAATGGGTCTTTGTCCAGAGTAAAAATTATAATGGATGGACATTGAAAAAGGACATCGCCTTTTTCCCTAACAAAGAAGAATTTATAAAATATATAGAATCTCTAAAATCTAATTTTATTACAACTATTTCTTCCAAAACCAGACTCACGTTTGATACTGGAGAATTTCAGGATGTAAATATGGGAACAAAATTCATACTAAAAGAGAAAAAACCAATAAATGGTTCTTTTAAAGTTATAGTCCCAATAAAAGATAGCTTCGGCATGGTTAATTTTGCCACAGCAAAAATTTCTACTTCCAATGCTGTTTATCAATTTCTTCCATATACAAGAAAAAACGTTATCGCTGAAGCCTTTAAAATGTTAAACGAACCTTATGGTTGGGGGGGAGAACATGGCTTTCACGATTGTTCTTCCTTTACTCAAGATATCTTCAAAACGTTTGGTTTTACTTTTCCAAGAAATGCAGATACACAGGAAATACTACCCGGAAAAAGATTTTCCTTTAAAAATTTAGATTATGATGATCGATTAGACTTTATAAAGACCCTAAAGCCTGGTGCTCTTCTTTTTATGAAGGATCATGTGATGTTGTATCTTGGGTTTATCGATAATTCACCATATGTAATAAATGACATTACATCATATTACCAGAACGAAATTCTCGTCAGGGATTACAAAGTCGCAGTTACTGATATAATTAATGCAAGAAGATCAGATTCTAAAAGTTTTTTAGAGTCTCTTACTACTGCAATTGAAATACCATAATTTAACGAGGTGATGAATATGAAATTTCTAATTTTTATATTGGCTTTAATATTTTTGTTCACCGCATCTGCATATGCAGATGAGACAAATAACACCTATTTTCAATTGCTAAATTTAGACGTCCAAGCCGATTCTTCTATTTATATCCCAAAAGGAACAGGAAAAATTACTGAAAGAAAGATGGGCGATGAAGACCTTTCTAAATTTTATGATATTATAAAATCAGACCTTAATGCACATAATGTAGGCATAAATCCTAATAGCAATATCCATTTAATAGTAACAGTAACTGATGTTAAGAAGGTTCCACAATTTAGTTTTGGGATTTCAGCAGAAAAATCATTCATAAAAGCAAAAATCGTTCTTTTAAAAGGCGAAAAAGTAATAATTACAGATTCTGTATACGGAGAAAGTAGCTCATCAACCCCAATTATTAGAACAAACAATCCTTTTGAAGGTGCTATGAAAGAAGCTTCAGCTGAAATAATGCGAAAGGTATTGCCTATTATAATTCCTGGTTTCCCTTCAAAATAAAAATAATTTTATCCAACAATTAAATAATTTTTGTCTAAAGACTTACCCTTTAGAAAAGTTATTCCTAGGTTACTTTTATTGGCCTTAATAGGTATATAGTTTGAACTGTGCCCATAAATATAATTTTCATCTTCTCTTTCCCATAAGGGAGAGAATATTTCTTTGCCAATAAATTTTTCTAAAATTCTTGATTGAGAAAACCTTTCAGTTACCTTCTTTTGCCTTTCCAAAATAATTTTTTTATCAAGGGGTTTTAACTGAAATGCCACCGTGCCCTTTCTTGCCGAAAATGGAAAGGAGTGAACTCTTACTAAAGGAAGCTTGTCAAGAAAATCAATTGTCATTTGAAAATCTCTATCGCTCTCAGTAGGATAGCCAACAATTATGTCTGTAGAAACAAGAAAGTTATCTCTTTTATCTCTAATCTCAAAAATTTTATCCAAAACCTTATCTACATTTGTAAATCTTTTCATAGATTTCAAAACGTCAGGACTTGCACTCTGAAGGGATAGGTGCAAATGAGGCTGAATTTTATTTGAGTTAGCTATAAAATTTACAAACTCTTTATTTAAAAGCAGAGCTGGATAAATAGATCCTAGCCTTATTTTTGTGTTGTTATTATCTAGTAATCTAACGATTTGATCCAATAGCCAAACTATATTAAGTCCAAAATCATGCCCCCATAAAGCTAACTCGATCGCACTCAAAACTATTTCATCTACGTTACGCAACATAAGTATTTCTTTTTTAATATCTTCAAAGGGTCTAGACCTTAATGGACCTCGCAAATACCTTATTATGCAGTAAGTACACTCCCTACAACATCCATCCCCCACTTTAAGAATATATCTTTTTCTACCGTGATAGTTTGAAATTATAACTTTATTACTCAACAATTCTTCTAGCTCTTTATTATTAAAAAAAATTACTTGAGGAAATAATTTTTTCAAGTTTTCATATGCTGTAACAGCACAACCTAAAAAATAGATTTGTTTGTTTAACTTACTAAATTTTTTTAATATCCTGATAGATTCTTTTTGCGCATTTTCTGTTACTGCACAGCTACTCAAAATAATAACGTCTGACAAACTAGCTGACACTTCTTCTGTATAATTAGGAAAGAATAATTCTTTAAACTTTGCAAGATCAGCCTGACTAACCTTGCAACCCAATGCAAGTGAAAATACCTTTTTATTTAATATCATTTGATAAATAAAACATTATGCTACAAGCAGATACACTTGCAGTCTGAACCCTTAAGATTCTCTCTCCTAAAGATAGAACATAAGCCCCCTTAGATTTGAGAAACTCTATCTCATTTAAAGATATACCCCCTTCGGCTCCAATAAAAAGCGATAAATCTTCAGAAATAGCTGATTTAAATAGATCTTTAATTGATTGATTTGAATTCTCCCAAAAAACAACAATCTGACCTTTAAAAAGTTCATCCGGCACTTTAAAAAGCTTATATGGACCTAAAATTTCAGGAACCACTCCCCTTCCCGCAAGTTCAGCAGCTTCTTTAGCGATCCTTTGCCATCTTTTGATTTTGTTTAAAGATACTTCTCCATAAGAATTTCTTTCACCATATATTAGAACAAATTTCTTAACGCCAAGCTCTGTACACATGCGAATAATTTCACTGAACTTATCTCCTTTTGGGAGGAATTGAAATAAGGTAAGATTTAATTTAGGTTCCTTTGCATCTGACTTTTCACCTAAAATTATACAGTCTCCTTTTACCCTGGATCTAAAAATATTTCCTGCCCCGTCAAGTACTACAACCTCATCATCATCTTTTAGTCGCAATACTTTAAAAAGATAATGTTTTTCATCCTTATCTAGTTCTATAGAAAAGCCCTCTACAGGATTCGCTATTCTATTTTTGTTTATATAAAGCCGTGGCTCAGACACTATTTTTTAATTTTTTTCTTAATTTTTTTAAATAAATTATCCTTCTCTAAATATTCACCTCTAATTTTAGCAAGCTTAATGTAAAGTTCTCGCTCTTCATCGGTAAGATCAGTAGGAGTCTTTATAATAGTCCTTATAATCAAATCACCTCTAGATCTTCCACCCTGCTTTGGAAGTCCTCTTCCTCTTATCTTAAACTCCGCATATGGCTGCACACCTGATGGAATTTCGTATTCGCTAAAATCTTCTTCTGAATCAGGAGTATAATATTTTATCTTTGTACCTAAAACAGCTTGAGGAAAACTTATGTTCACGGGATATATCAGATCATATCCATCTCTAATAAATCTGTCATCGTTTATATACTTTATCTGTACATATAAGTCTCCGTACTCTTCTCCATAAGAACCTGCATTTCCACCCGATCTCACTTTAAATATCTTTTTCTCTTCAGTGAATGGTGGAATGCTTATAGATATCTTTGTTTTTGTAATAACTCTTCCTGTACCTCTACAATGAGGACAAGGATCTTCTATCACAAATCCCTTTCCATTACACTCAGGACAACTATAGGTCTGATAAACGTTCCCTAATATGGTCCTTCTTGAAGAGGTTACCTGTCCTGTACCATGACATACCTTACAAACAACTTTTCTTCCACTAACAGAGCCTTTCCCTTCACATTTCTCACATCTTTCGTATCTATCGTATTCAATTATTTTATTAGGAGCACCATTTATAGCCTCAAAATAAGTCAAACCTACTACAATCTCCCTATCTTCGCCTCTAAAACTAACAGTTCGTCTTGTTCTTTCCTGACCAACTCCAAAAAAATCACCAAAGAATGTCTCAAAAATATCAGACATTCCACCAAATGGATCTGCCATCTCCTTATCTGTGCCAAATCTATCATATCTCGCTCTTTTTTCTGGATCGGATAAAATCTCATAGGCTTGAGTAAGTTCTTTAAATTTTTCAGCACAATCAGGATCGTCTTTATTCACATCAGGATGGAGTTCTTTAGCAAGTCTTCTATATGAGGCTTTAATCTCTTCAAAAGAAGCATCGCGAGAAACTCCAAGAACTGAATAAAGATCTTTATTATTTGTTCTCAATCAAATAACCTCCTCAAGCCGTTGGAAATTTTATGAGCATAAATATCAAGCAACTCTACTACATATGGATACCTCACCCGAGTAGGAGAAATAAGTCCTATGAAGCCTACAACCTTATTAGCATAATAATATGGAATCTTAAAAAAGGTAAATTCCCAGAATTTTGGATCCTCGTTCTCTTCTCCAATTACTATTTTTATTTCTCTTTTCTCCCACGGGTCCTCAAAAAGCTTCTGTACAATTCTATCCTCTTCCTCTAACAAGGCAACTAATATATCAAATTTCTCTTTATCAGAGAAATCAGGTAGGTTAAACATCTTCATACTATAATAAATATAAGCCTTTTTATCAGTAGCCTTCCATAAATTTTCTATAACACTCGTCAAAATTTGCTTTGCTTGTGAAGAAAGTTTAAAAATAGGATCGAACACTGTGTCTAACTCAGAACTGATTTCGTTCCTGTTTTTCCCAATTACTTTGCTCTTTATAAGAGAATTAAGGACAAGAGCATCTTCTTCACTTGAAATATCTATATTTAGGGGATATGTAACACTAATTCCTCCTTCAAGGAGTAAAAAAACGATACAAAAACCCTTTTTGACATATGATAGGTGAAAATCTTTAACAGAGAGCTCCAAAAGAAGTGGATGAGATATTATAGCAATCCCCAGTGTTTTACTTGAAAGTTGTTTTGCCATTTTTTTCAAAAACTCACTTACAGGATCATCTTCATCAAATTCTTCATCAAATTCTACATATTGGTTTAGATTTGGTTTGGGCCATTCCATCAGTGAATCGACATAGTATCTATATCCAATACAAGAAGGAATCCTGCCCGCTGAAACGTGAGGCTGATTTAAAAATCCTTCTTCTTCAAGATCAGCCATATCGTTCCTTATAGTAGCAGGACTAACCCCTAAATCAAACCTTTTCCAAACAGTCCTCGATGCAACAGGTTCGGCTGTTTGAGTATAGCTTTCAACAACAGCCCACAAAACCTTTTTCTTTCTCGAAGAAAGATAATCATCAGAGAATTTTCCTTTCATTTTACTTAATCCTCTTTCTCACATATTTTTATACTAATTCATAATATATTATAATACAATTAGTTTTTGTCAGTTTATGACTAATCTTTTATGGGTATGCCAACCTCTTTGTTGATTCTAATTCGTAAGAAATATTTTTATTTATTAATCTTTGCATAAAACTAATTAAAAATTGAAGGGAGAAAGAAAGATGACAAGAAGAAGTGATATGGTTACAAAAGGAGTTGAAAGAGCACCACATAGATCTCTTTTTTATGCTATGGGGTATACAAAAGAAGATATGTCAAAACCATTAATTGGCGTAGTAAACGCATTTAATGAAATAATTCCAGGCCACATTCACCTTAGAACCCTTGTAGATTATATTAAAAAAGGAGTTAACCAAGCAGGAGGAGTGCCTATTGAATTTCCCGTAATAGGAATTTGTGATGGCATTGCAATGGGTCATGAAGGTATGAAATATCCTCTTGCATCAAGAGAGCTGGTGGCCGATTCAATTGAAACTATGGCTCAGGCACACATGTTTGATGGTCTTGTCTTGCTTACTAACTGTGATAAGATAGTTCCTGGAATGCTTATGGCAGCTGCCAGGCTAAATATTCCATCAATCATAGTTTCGGGTGGCCCAATGCTTGCTGGAAGATTTCAACAAACTGACGTTGATCTGATCACTGTTTTCGAGGGAATAGGACACAAAACGCGGGGTGAATATGACGATGCTACTCTTGAAGAACTAGAAATGTGTGCGTGTCCAGGTTGTGGATCTTGTTCTGGAATGTTTACAGCAAACACTATGAATTGTCTTTCAGAGGCTTTGGGAATGGCTCTTCCAGGCAATGGCACAATACCTGCAGCTTTTGAAGGAGAAAGAAAAAGACTTGCAACATATGCCGGAATGAAAGCCGTAGAGCTGGTTAACAAGAATATATGTCCAAGGGATATACTCACACCTCAAGCTTTTGAAAATGCAATAGCAGTTGATATGGCTGTAGGAGGCTCAACAAACACAGTACTACATCTTCCAGCAATAGCACACGAAGCCGGAATAAACCTCCCCCTTGAAATATTTGATCTCATATCTTCAAGAACACCAAACCTTTGTAAAATAAGCCCAGCAGGAAAACACCACATTCAAGATTTGAATGAAGCGGGCGGAATAAGCGCAGTAATGAATGAACTGTCAAAGAAAAACTTAATAAATTTAAACAACTTAACTGTTTCAGGACAAACAATTGGAGAGGTCATAAAAAATAAAACAGTTAAGAGAAGAGACGTTATAAGACATATTGAGGATCCATATTCCAATAGCGGTGGTATAGCAATTTTGAGAGGAAACCTGGCACCTGACGGCGCTGTGGTAAAACAATCTGCAGTAGATAAAGAAATGTTAGTTCAC
Above is a genomic segment from Thermodesulfobium narugense DSM 14796 containing:
- a CDS encoding SH3 domain-containing protein, with the protein product MKTFYRFSLFVILFSILQANNFCLANFDLELYMSNLNNNLLMSQDEIHNFNKKINGIVSLSSFKNVLSKEELENIIFQNDNYFPLYIDSVYYEHQNFSDKIIIRDLNTIKYAITLKRVNIRTFPTLEKASYYPDDTEFDQFQETTFEINEPILVLTEDKTGKWVFVQSKNYNGWTLKKDIAFFPNKEEFIKYIESLKSNFITTISSKTRLTFDTGEFQDVNMGTKFILKEKKPINGSFKVIVPIKDSFGMVNFATAKISTSNAVYQFLPYTRKNVIAEAFKMLNEPYGWGGEHGFHDCSSFTQDIFKTFGFTFPRNADTQEILPGKRFSFKNLDYDDRLDFIKTLKPGALLFMKDHVMLYLGFIDNSPYVINDITSYYQNEILVRDYKVAVTDIINARRSDSKSFLESLTTAIEIP
- a CDS encoding radical SAM protein — its product is MILNKKVFSLALGCKVSQADLAKFKELFFPNYTEEVSASLSDVIILSSCAVTENAQKESIRILKKFSKLNKQIYFLGCAVTAYENLKKLFPQVIFFNNKELEELLSNKVIISNYHGRKRYILKVGDGCCRECTYCIIRYLRGPLRSRPFEDIKKEILMLRNVDEIVLSAIELALWGHDFGLNIVWLLDQIVRLLDNNNTKIRLGSIYPALLLNKEFVNFIANSNKIQPHLHLSLQSASPDVLKSMKRFTNVDKVLDKIFEIRDKRDNFLVSTDIIVGYPTESDRDFQMTIDFLDKLPLVRVHSFPFSARKGTVAFQLKPLDKKIILERQKKVTERFSQSRILEKFIGKEIFSPLWEREDENYIYGHSSNYIPIKANKSNLGITFLKGKSLDKNYLIVG
- a CDS encoding RsmE family RNA methyltransferase, with the translated sequence MSEPRLYINKNRIANPVEGFSIELDKDEKHYLFKVLRLKDDDEVVVLDGAGNIFRSRVKGDCIILGEKSDAKEPKLNLTLFQFLPKGDKFSEIIRMCTELGVKKFVLIYGERNSYGEVSLNKIKRWQRIAKEAAELAGRGVVPEILGPYKLFKVPDELFKGQIVVFWENSNQSIKDLFKSAISEDLSLFIGAEGGISLNEIEFLKSKGAYVLSLGERILRVQTASVSACSIMFYLSNDIK
- a CDS encoding DnaJ C-terminal domain-containing protein, with the translated sequence MRTNNKDLYSVLGVSRDASFEEIKASYRRLAKELHPDVNKDDPDCAEKFKELTQAYEILSDPEKRARYDRFGTDKEMADPFGGMSDIFETFFGDFFGVGQERTRRTVSFRGEDREIVVGLTYFEAINGAPNKIIEYDRYERCEKCEGKGSVSGRKVVCKVCHGTGQVTSSRRTILGNVYQTYSCPECNGKGFVIEDPCPHCRGTGRVITKTKISISIPPFTEEKKIFKVRSGGNAGSYGEEYGDLYVQIKYINDDRFIRDGYDLIYPVNISFPQAVLGTKIKYYTPDSEEDFSEYEIPSGVQPYAEFKIRGRGLPKQGGRSRGDLIIRTIIKTPTDLTDEERELYIKLAKIRGEYLEKDNLFKKIKKKIKK
- the hrcA gene encoding heat-inducible transcriptional repressor HrcA, with the translated sequence MKGKFSDDYLSSRKKKVLWAVVESYTQTAEPVASRTVWKRFDLGVSPATIRNDMADLEEEGFLNQPHVSAGRIPSCIGYRYYVDSLMEWPKPNLNQYVEFDEEFDEDDPVSEFLKKMAKQLSSKTLGIAIISHPLLLELSVKDFHLSYVKKGFCIVFLLLEGGISVTYPLNIDISSEEDALVLNSLIKSKVIGKNRNEISSELDTVFDPIFKLSSQAKQILTSVIENLWKATDKKAYIYYSMKMFNLPDFSDKEKFDILVALLEEEDRIVQKLFEDPWEKREIKIVIGEENEDPKFWEFTFFKIPYYYANKVVGFIGLISPTRVRYPYVVELLDIYAHKISNGLRRLFD